A genomic stretch from Petrimonas mucosa includes:
- the tpiA gene encoding triose-phosphate isomerase, whose translation MRKKIVAGNWKMNKNLQEGLALAQELDAALKGKTVNCDVVIGTPFIHLTSVVNAVDTTKIGVAAQNCADKASGAYTGEVSAEMVASTGAKYVILGHSERRAYYHETAEILKEKVLLALKNNLTPIFCIGEVLEEREAGRHFEVVKSQIEESLFDLSAEDFSKIVLAYEPVWAIGTGKTATAEQAQEMHAFIRKTLAGKYGEEVADNTSILYGGSCNASNAKELFANPDVDGGLIGGASLGVDKFMPIVEAF comes from the coding sequence ATGAGGAAAAAGATTGTAGCAGGGAACTGGAAAATGAACAAGAACCTGCAGGAAGGTCTGGCCCTGGCTCAGGAGCTGGATGCTGCCTTGAAAGGCAAGACGGTTAATTGCGACGTGGTTATCGGTACGCCGTTCATCCACCTGACCAGTGTGGTCAATGCAGTGGATACGACGAAGATCGGGGTGGCTGCCCAGAATTGTGCCGACAAGGCATCGGGAGCATATACCGGTGAGGTGTCGGCAGAGATGGTGGCCAGCACCGGTGCGAAATATGTGATTCTGGGACACAGCGAACGTAGGGCATACTATCACGAGACGGCAGAGATCCTGAAGGAGAAGGTGTTGCTTGCACTGAAGAACAACCTCACGCCCATTTTCTGCATCGGCGAGGTGCTGGAAGAGCGTGAAGCCGGTCGCCACTTCGAGGTGGTGAAGTCGCAGATCGAGGAGTCGCTGTTCGACCTTTCGGCAGAGGATTTTTCGAAGATCGTGCTGGCATACGAGCCGGTTTGGGCCATTGGAACCGGAAAGACGGCAACGGCAGAGCAGGCTCAGGAGATGCACGCATTTATCCGCAAGACCCTGGCCGGGAAGTATGGCGAAGAGGTGGCCGACAATACCTCCATCCTTTATGGAGGCAGCTGCAACGCATCGAACGCGAAAGAGCTGTTTGCCAATCCCGATGTCGACGGCGGTCTGATCGGAGGCGCATCGTTGGGAGTGGACAAGTTC
- a CDS encoding BT_3928 family protein: MNKPARSLKIVTELSRIILGGTFAFSGFVKAVDPLGFSYKIQDYLVSLGMTGLLSLALPAAILLVVAEFLLGTLLLMGIYRKTVVRFIALFMAFFLPLTLWIALKNPVEECGCFGDALVISNWATFYKNILLGLCTLVLLNRHREITPLFTSGSVWKAAGYTTLFALTFSIYNVVKLPVFDFRPYHIGANIPEGIHIDPAKGDVVENLFIYSKEGVEQEFTEENYPWSDSTWTFVEMKTRVIRKGEKPKISDFQVFELDYDSLAQDFVAGEDITEQLLLDGGYHFLMVSYSLEEMNRRYLDKFMRAATYAAEKGYGFYCLTSSPAEVIGEWSSANGISFRFAHVDERVLKTMIRSNPGLILLSEGTVINKWDDSEVPDLTPQRGEEQLVARGLKVNFWGKLMVILLIFTVPLALIGAVPAPGRARMTR; the protein is encoded by the coding sequence ATGAACAAACCCGCAAGATCTCTGAAAATTGTGACTGAACTCTCCAGAATCATCCTGGGGGGCACTTTTGCCTTTTCGGGTTTTGTGAAGGCGGTGGATCCGCTCGGTTTCTCCTACAAGATACAGGATTACCTGGTCTCCTTGGGGATGACGGGACTCTTGTCGCTCGCGCTGCCGGCAGCCATTCTGCTGGTGGTTGCGGAGTTTCTGCTGGGGACCCTCCTCTTGATGGGGATTTACCGCAAAACGGTTGTCCGGTTCATTGCCCTTTTCATGGCATTCTTTCTGCCGCTTACACTCTGGATTGCTTTGAAGAACCCGGTGGAGGAGTGCGGCTGTTTTGGAGATGCGCTGGTGATCAGTAACTGGGCCACTTTTTACAAGAATATTCTCTTGGGCCTCTGTACCCTTGTCCTGCTGAACCGTCACCGGGAGATAACTCCGTTGTTTACCTCCGGTAGCGTCTGGAAGGCGGCCGGATACACGACCCTTTTTGCACTCACCTTCTCCATCTACAATGTGGTGAAGCTGCCGGTTTTCGATTTTCGGCCCTACCATATCGGGGCCAATATTCCGGAGGGGATCCATATCGATCCCGCAAAGGGTGATGTGGTGGAGAACCTTTTTATCTACAGCAAGGAGGGGGTGGAGCAGGAGTTTACCGAGGAGAACTATCCGTGGAGCGACTCCACCTGGACCTTCGTGGAGATGAAAACCCGGGTGATCCGGAAGGGCGAGAAGCCGAAGATATCCGATTTTCAGGTTTTTGAACTGGACTATGACAGCCTGGCACAAGATTTTGTTGCCGGAGAGGATATAACGGAGCAGCTCCTGTTGGATGGAGGATATCACTTTCTGATGGTATCCTATTCGCTGGAGGAGATGAACCGGAGGTATCTCGACAAGTTCATGCGGGCGGCCACCTATGCGGCGGAAAAGGGATATGGTTTTTACTGCCTCACCTCCTCCCCGGCAGAGGTGATCGGTGAGTGGAGTTCGGCCAACGGCATCAGCTTCCGGTTTGCACATGTGGACGAGAGGGTCCTCAAGACGATGATCCGGTCGAATCCCGGATTGATATTGCTCTCTGAGGGTACCGTCATCAACAAGTGGGACGACAGCGAGGTGCCCGATTTAACGCCGCAGCGGGGTGAGGAGCAGCTTGTTGCCAGGGGGCTCAAAGTGAACTTTTGGGGTAAACTGATGGTTATACTCCTGATATTTACTGTTCCGTTGGCGCTGATCGGGGCGGTACCTGCCCCGGGAAGGGCGAGAATGACCAGATAG
- a CDS encoding DUF1599 domain-containing protein, with protein MSETNRQFDEVIAICREMFEKKSSDYGPTWRILRPESVTDQLLIKANRIRSLEIKKESKVGEGIFPEFIGIVNYGIMGLIQLELGYADTVDISREEALQLFDKHIAATKELMYAKNHDYDEAWRSMRVSSYTDLILAKLFRIKEMENNEGKTIASEGIDANYMDIINYALFGLIKLHFGEE; from the coding sequence ATGAGTGAGACAAACCGGCAGTTTGACGAGGTAATCGCCATCTGCAGAGAGATGTTCGAAAAGAAATCGAGCGATTACGGACCTACCTGGAGGATCTTGCGTCCCGAGTCGGTAACCGATCAGCTGCTGATCAAGGCCAACCGGATCCGGTCGCTGGAGATCAAGAAGGAGAGCAAGGTAGGCGAGGGGATTTTTCCAGAGTTTATCGGGATTGTCAATTACGGTATCATGGGATTGATACAGCTCGAACTCGGGTATGCCGACACTGTCGATATCTCTCGCGAGGAGGCATTGCAGCTTTTCGACAAGCATATTGCGGCGACCAAGGAGCTGATGTACGCCAAGAATCACGATTACGATGAGGCGTGGCGCAGCATGCGCGTCAGTTCCTATACCGACCTGATTCTGGCAAAACTGTTCCGGATCAAGGAGATGGAGAATAACGAGGGAAAAACCATCGCTTCGGAGGGGATTGACGCAAACTATATGGATATCATCAATTATGCCCTCTTCGGGCTGATCAAACTCCATTTCGGCGAGGAGTAG
- a CDS encoding peptidoglycan DD-metalloendopeptidase family protein, which produces MSLSKGIVLFSASLMFFASSAFAQLKEGSSGTRAEVDYKQLHSTSLKSQEELFADGIKLKMNLSVLDEAEAARELDMEGIPCDDIYGGVWENAHVNVYGSLKNAPDTFIVNLSNFTMPHEGRMTSNFGRRGSRRYHYGIDLKVQVGDTIYAAFDGKVRVQQYERRGYGYYTVIRHVNGLETVYGHLSKFLVNENDFVRSGQPIALGGNTGRSTGSHLHFEVRFLGKPINPNFLIDFENKVCHRDEYLVTETSYRKTSQSSRVLTYNSNYKEPTTTNNNKYVSGEVKYHRIKSGDTLGAIARRYGVSVSKLCSLNNITPKTTLRIGKSLRVS; this is translated from the coding sequence ATGAGTTTATCTAAGGGAATAGTGTTGTTTTCTGCATCCTTGATGTTTTTTGCGTCAAGTGCCTTTGCCCAGTTGAAAGAGGGATCTTCCGGTACCAGGGCAGAGGTCGATTACAAGCAACTGCACAGTACAAGTTTAAAGAGTCAGGAAGAGCTTTTCGCCGACGGTATAAAACTCAAGATGAACCTCTCCGTCCTCGACGAGGCTGAGGCAGCGCGTGAACTGGACATGGAGGGGATTCCGTGCGACGATATTTACGGTGGGGTCTGGGAGAATGCCCACGTGAATGTATACGGTTCGTTGAAAAATGCCCCCGACACCTTTATAGTGAATCTCTCCAATTTTACCATGCCCCACGAGGGGAGGATGACCTCTAACTTCGGCCGGCGGGGAAGTCGCCGTTACCACTACGGCATCGACTTGAAAGTGCAGGTGGGAGATACGATCTACGCCGCATTCGACGGTAAGGTACGTGTGCAGCAGTATGAACGGAGGGGATACGGATACTATACGGTGATCCGTCATGTGAACGGTCTGGAGACGGTTTACGGCCACCTCTCGAAATTCCTGGTGAACGAGAATGACTTCGTCCGTTCGGGACAACCCATCGCACTGGGTGGTAACACCGGCCGCTCCACCGGATCGCATCTTCACTTCGAGGTCCGTTTCCTGGGCAAGCCGATCAATCCGAACTTCCTGATCGATTTCGAGAACAAGGTTTGTCACCGCGACGAATATCTGGTAACTGAAACGAGTTACCGGAAAACATCGCAGAGCAGTCGCGTGCTGACCTATAACAGCAACTACAAGGAACCTACCACAACCAACAATAACAAGTATGTTTCGGGCGAAGTGAAATATCACCGGATAAAGAGCGGTGACACGCTTGGAGCGATTGCCCGAAGATATGGCGTATCCGTATCGAAGCTATGCAGTCTCAACAACATCACACCAAAGACTACGCTGCGGATAGGCAAATCGTTGAGGGTTTCGTGA
- the ndk gene encoding nucleoside-diphosphate kinase, producing MEKTLVILKPSAIQRSLVGEVVSRFEKKGLQIVGMKMVSLSDAILEEHYAHLKEKPFFKRIKDSMQVTPVIVMALEGLEAVDVVRMMTGPTNGRKAHPGTIRGDFSVSVQENIVHASDSPESAAVELKRFFTEEEIFSYPRPTFANLYANDEL from the coding sequence ATGGAGAAAACATTGGTAATTCTGAAGCCTTCCGCGATACAAAGAAGCCTTGTGGGTGAAGTTGTTTCGCGTTTTGAAAAGAAGGGGCTTCAAATTGTGGGAATGAAGATGGTTTCTCTCTCCGACGCGATTCTGGAAGAACATTATGCTCATCTGAAGGAAAAACCCTTTTTCAAACGCATCAAGGATTCAATGCAGGTCACTCCGGTAATCGTAATGGCGCTGGAGGGCCTGGAAGCGGTTGATGTGGTGAGGATGATGACTGGACCTACCAACGGAAGAAAAGCTCATCCAGGAACCATACGGGGGGATTTTAGCGTCAGTGTGCAGGAGAATATCGTTCATGCATCAGATAGTCCTGAGTCGGCAGCGGTGGAGTTGAAGCGTTTTTTTACGGAAGAGGAGATATTCAGTTATCCACGGCCGACTTTCGCCAATCTCTACGCTAATGATGAGCTTTGA